In the Streptomyces formicae genome, one interval contains:
- a CDS encoding helix-turn-helix domain-containing protein, with the protein MTAGESSGSVVRRILLGSQLRRLRESRGITREAAGYSIRASESKISRMELGRVSFKSRDVEDLLTLYGVTDEVERGALLSLAKEANLTGWWHSYSDVLPGWFQTYIGLEGAASLIRVYEVQFVNGLLQTEAYAHAVVARGMKGASRAEIERRVALRLERQKLLISEHAPRFHCVLDEAALRRPYGDREVMRGQLQHLIDISERPNVTLQVMPFSFGGHAGESGAFTMLRFPESDLSDVVYVEQLTGALYLDKAEEVAQYERVVAQLHKDSPDPADSRDLLRGLLQLT; encoded by the coding sequence GTGACCGCAGGGGAGTCGAGCGGCTCGGTGGTACGGCGCATCCTGCTGGGCTCGCAGCTGAGGCGCCTGAGGGAATCCCGTGGCATCACCCGCGAAGCGGCCGGCTACTCGATCCGCGCATCCGAATCGAAGATCAGCCGCATGGAGTTGGGACGGGTGAGCTTCAAGTCCAGGGACGTAGAGGACCTTCTGACGCTGTACGGCGTCACGGACGAGGTGGAGCGCGGCGCACTCCTCTCGCTCGCCAAGGAGGCCAACCTCACCGGCTGGTGGCACAGTTACTCGGATGTCCTGCCGGGCTGGTTCCAGACCTACATCGGCCTGGAGGGCGCGGCATCGCTCATCCGCGTCTACGAAGTCCAGTTCGTCAACGGCCTGTTGCAGACCGAGGCGTACGCGCACGCGGTGGTCGCCCGCGGCATGAAGGGCGCGAGCAGAGCGGAGATCGAGCGGCGCGTCGCGCTGCGCCTGGAGCGCCAGAAGCTGCTCATCTCCGAGCACGCGCCCCGCTTCCACTGCGTCCTGGACGAGGCGGCGCTCCGACGCCCGTACGGCGACCGGGAAGTGATGAGGGGTCAGCTCCAGCACCTCATCGACATCTCCGAGCGTCCCAACGTCACGCTCCAGGTCATGCCGTTCAGCTTCGGCGGCCACGCGGGCGAGAGCGGCGCGTTCACGATGCTGCGCTTCCCCGAGTCGGACCTCTCCGACGTCGTGTACGTCGAGCAGCTCACCGGCGCGCTCTATCTCGACAAGGCGGAGGAAGTCGCCCAGTACGAGCGGGTGGTGGCCCAGTTGCACAAGGACAGCCCGGATCCGGCGGACAGCAGGGATCTTCTGCGTGGTCTACTCCAACTCACCTGA
- a CDS encoding aldehyde dehydrogenase family protein, whose protein sequence is MSFFTDLAHQYIDGEWKAGSGSWDIIDFNPYDGEKLASITVATAAEVDQAYRAAERAQEEWARTNPYARRGVFERALRIIEDREEEITEAIIAELGGTRLKAAFELHLTKEFLRESVHLSLRPEGRILPSPEDGKENRVYRVPAGVVGVISPFNFPLFLSMKTVAPALALGNAVVLKPHQNAPVIGGSLLAKVFEDAGLPAGLLNVVITDIAEIGDALLEHPVPSVISFTGSDRVGRHVATVCASHFKRSILEMGGNSALIVLDDADIDYAVDAAVFSRYVHQGQVCMAANRILVDRAVRAEFTEKFVAKVASLTVGDPADPATHIGPLINASQADAVSAVVDQAVAAGATALLHGRTEGNLVAPSILTDLPADSPVLGQEIFGPVALLLPFDGEDEAVRIANDTPYGLSGAVHTGDVERGVRLAKRVNTGMIHINDGTVHDEAIVPFGGEKNSGLGRLNGESTVDAFTSQKWISVQHGRTRFPF, encoded by the coding sequence ATGTCCTTCTTCACTGACCTGGCTCATCAGTACATCGACGGTGAGTGGAAGGCGGGCTCAGGGTCCTGGGACATCATCGACTTCAATCCGTACGACGGGGAGAAGCTGGCGTCCATCACGGTGGCCACGGCCGCCGAGGTCGACCAGGCCTACCGCGCGGCCGAGCGCGCGCAGGAGGAGTGGGCGCGGACCAACCCCTATGCGCGGCGCGGGGTGTTCGAGCGGGCCCTGCGGATCATCGAGGACCGCGAGGAAGAGATAACCGAGGCGATCATCGCCGAGCTCGGCGGCACCCGGCTCAAGGCGGCCTTCGAGCTCCACCTCACCAAGGAGTTCCTGCGCGAGTCGGTGCACCTCTCGCTGCGTCCCGAGGGCCGGATACTGCCCTCGCCCGAGGACGGCAAGGAGAACCGCGTCTACCGCGTTCCCGCCGGTGTGGTGGGCGTCATCAGCCCCTTCAACTTCCCGCTGTTCCTGTCGATGAAGACCGTCGCCCCCGCGCTCGCCCTCGGCAACGCGGTGGTGCTCAAGCCGCACCAGAACGCCCCGGTGATCGGCGGCAGCCTGCTCGCGAAGGTCTTCGAGGACGCGGGCCTGCCGGCCGGACTGCTCAACGTGGTGATCACCGACATCGCCGAGATCGGCGACGCGCTGCTCGAACACCCGGTGCCGAGCGTCATCTCCTTCACCGGCTCCGACCGCGTGGGCCGTCACGTCGCCACGGTCTGCGCCTCGCACTTCAAGCGCTCGATCCTGGAGATGGGCGGCAACAGCGCGCTGATCGTCCTGGACGACGCCGACATCGACTACGCCGTGGACGCGGCGGTCTTCAGCCGCTACGTGCACCAGGGCCAGGTCTGCATGGCCGCCAACCGGATCCTCGTGGACCGGGCCGTGCGGGCGGAGTTCACCGAGAAGTTCGTCGCCAAGGTCGCGAGCCTCACGGTAGGCGACCCGGCCGACCCCGCGACCCACATCGGCCCGCTCATCAACGCCTCGCAGGCGGACGCCGTCTCGGCCGTCGTGGACCAGGCGGTCGCGGCGGGCGCCACGGCCCTGCTGCACGGCCGCACCGAGGGCAATCTGGTGGCGCCCTCCATCCTGACCGACCTGCCCGCCGACTCCCCGGTCCTCGGCCAGGAGATCTTCGGCCCCGTCGCGCTGCTGCTGCCCTTCGACGGCGAGGACGAGGCCGTACGCATCGCCAACGACACCCCCTACGGCCTCAGCGGCGCGGTGCACACCGGCGACGTCGAGCGCGGTGTGCGCCTCGCCAAGCGCGTCAACACCGGCATGATCCACATCAATGACGGCACGGTGCACGACGAGGCGATCGTGCCGTTCGGCGGCGAGAAGAACTCCGGCCTCGGCCGGCTGAACGGCGAGTCGACGGTGGACGCCTTCACGTCGCAGAAGTGGATCTCGGTCCAGCACGGCCGCACGCGCTTCCCGTTCTGA
- a CDS encoding ATP-binding cassette domain-containing protein, whose product MTDAIVVEGVRKRFGEKVALDGLDLVAPRGTVHGVLGPNGAGKTTAVRVLTTLLRADEGRLEVAGHDVRRSPDEVRRRIGLLGQHAAVDEELSGRQNLDMFGRLHHLGARRAGVRADELLERFGLADTGRKAVKRYSGGMRRRLDLAASLVTDPEVLFLDEPTTGLDPRGRAEVWDSVRSLVGGGTTVLLTTQYLEEADQLADRISVVDGGRVIAHGTADDLKADLGGDRIDVVVRDAGQLARVADLLPGRATVDADRRMASAPVEDRMEALTGVVRALQDAGVDAEDVAVRRPTLDEVFLSLTGRTDGERTKEGV is encoded by the coding sequence ATGACGGACGCGATCGTCGTCGAAGGAGTACGGAAGAGGTTCGGGGAGAAGGTCGCGCTCGACGGCCTCGACCTGGTGGCGCCGCGCGGCACGGTGCACGGCGTGCTCGGTCCGAACGGCGCGGGCAAGACCACCGCGGTGCGGGTGCTCACGACCCTGCTGCGGGCCGACGAGGGGCGTCTGGAGGTCGCGGGCCACGACGTGCGGCGCAGCCCCGACGAGGTGCGCAGGCGCATCGGGCTGCTCGGTCAGCACGCGGCGGTGGACGAGGAGCTGAGCGGCAGGCAGAACCTCGACATGTTCGGGCGGCTGCACCACCTGGGTGCCCGGCGCGCGGGCGTGCGGGCCGACGAGCTCCTGGAGCGGTTCGGGCTCGCGGACACCGGCCGCAAGGCGGTCAAGCGGTACAGCGGAGGCATGCGGCGCCGTCTCGACCTCGCCGCCTCGCTCGTCACCGATCCCGAGGTGCTGTTCCTCGACGAGCCCACCACGGGGCTCGACCCGCGCGGCCGCGCCGAGGTGTGGGACTCGGTGCGCTCACTGGTCGGCGGCGGCACGACCGTGCTCCTGACCACGCAGTACCTGGAGGAGGCGGACCAGCTGGCCGACCGGATCTCGGTGGTCGACGGCGGCCGCGTCATCGCGCACGGCACGGCCGACGACCTGAAGGCGGACCTCGGCGGCGACCGCATCGACGTGGTGGTGCGGGACGCGGGCCAACTGGCGCGCGTCGCCGACCTGCTGCCGGGACGGGCGACGGTGGACGCCGACCGCAGGATGGCCTCCGCGCCGGTCGAGGACCGCATGGAGGCCCTCACCGGCGTCGTACGGGCGCTCCAGGACGCGGGCGTCGACGCGGAGGACGTGGCCGTGCGCAGGCCCACCCTCGACGAGGTGTTCCTGAGCCTGACGGGGC
- a CDS encoding DinB family protein, producing MVTHVGAESRGDERGALIAFVEAQRGGLRRSVIGLTDEQASARPSASELSVGGLLKHVAETELNWLRMAQQKPNDRARTQETWGESFRLVEGETVAGILDFWTEVARETDEFIRQVPSLDDTFPLPEAPWFPKDGAVSMRWLMLHLVEEIGRHAGHADIVRESLDGKTAFELVALEQGYSGQS from the coding sequence ATGGTTACTCACGTCGGAGCGGAATCCCGTGGAGACGAGCGCGGCGCCCTGATCGCGTTCGTGGAGGCCCAGCGGGGCGGCCTGCGCCGTTCGGTCATCGGGCTGACGGACGAGCAGGCCAGCGCCCGGCCGAGCGCCAGCGAACTGTCCGTCGGCGGCCTGCTGAAGCACGTCGCGGAGACCGAGCTGAACTGGCTGCGGATGGCCCAGCAGAAGCCGAACGACCGGGCCCGCACCCAGGAGACCTGGGGCGAGAGCTTCCGGCTCGTCGAGGGGGAGACGGTCGCCGGGATCCTGGACTTCTGGACCGAGGTCGCCCGGGAGACGGACGAGTTCATCCGCCAGGTGCCGAGCCTGGACGACACCTTCCCGCTCCCCGAGGCGCCCTGGTTCCCCAAGGACGGCGCGGTGTCCATGCGCTGGCTGATGCTGCACCTGGTCGAGGAGATCGGGCGGCACGCGGGCCACGCCGACATCGTCCGCGAGTCCCTCGACGGGAAGACGGCCTTCGAACTGGTGGCACTGGAGCAGGGCTACTCTGGTCAAAGTTGA
- a CDS encoding PadR family transcriptional regulator, with protein sequence MSAIRLLVLGAVRQHGRAHGYQVRNDLEYWGAHEWSNAKPGSIYHALKQLAKQGMLHAHEIAPSTAGGPPRTEYELTERGTEEYHSLLRESLTKYDQRPDILTAGLGLMVDLPRDEVVGLLQERVRSMEGWRASVTEYYIPEEGPGQLGHIGEIMNYWLNSADTGAQWTKDLIGRIEGGAYTFAGEGEPFVGVLAEGEENPFGTGEPHAGDRD encoded by the coding sequence ATGTCGGCGATCCGGCTGCTGGTCCTCGGGGCCGTGCGTCAGCACGGCCGCGCCCACGGCTATCAGGTCCGCAACGACCTGGAGTACTGGGGCGCCCACGAGTGGTCCAACGCCAAGCCGGGCTCGATCTACCACGCCCTGAAGCAGCTGGCCAAGCAGGGCATGCTGCACGCGCACGAGATCGCCCCCTCCACGGCGGGCGGCCCGCCGCGCACGGAGTACGAGCTCACGGAGCGGGGCACGGAGGAGTACCACTCCCTGCTCCGCGAGTCCCTGACCAAGTACGACCAGCGGCCCGACATCCTGACGGCGGGGCTCGGCCTCATGGTGGACCTGCCGCGCGACGAGGTCGTGGGCCTGCTCCAGGAGCGGGTGCGCAGCATGGAGGGGTGGCGCGCGTCCGTCACCGAGTACTACATCCCGGAGGAAGGTCCCGGGCAGCTCGGCCACATCGGCGAGATCATGAACTACTGGCTGAACTCGGCCGACACCGGCGCCCAGTGGACCAAGGACCTGATCGGTCGCATCGAGGGCGGCGCGTACACCTTCGCGGGCGAGGGCGAGCCGTTCGTCGGGGTCCTCGCCGAGGGCGAGGAGAACCCCTTCGGGACGGGCGAACCGCACGCGGGGGACCGTGACTGA